From a single Candoia aspera isolate rCanAsp1 chromosome 2, rCanAsp1.hap2, whole genome shotgun sequence genomic region:
- the F2RL1 gene encoding proteinase-activated receptor 2, which produces MGHLQQPWLGVLVLGGALAVASATVTSQTGFSKGRSFIGHKTNSTNNEAYTIDDFAVKVLTGKLTTVFFPVIYVTVFIIGLPSNAMALWVFFFRTKKKHPAVIYMGNLALADLLFVIWFPLKIAYHINGNNWIYGETLCKILVGFFYGNMYCSILFMTCLSVQRYWVIANPILHSRKKSEIAVKVSIAVWILILLGTIPLYLVDQTVYISHLNITTCHDVLPQSVLASDMFNYFLSLAIGVFLFPAVLTTVAYILMIKTLSASMTDITIGKKRRRAIKLIITVLSMYLICFLPSNILLVVHYAQIKSSSLGNIYALYITALCLSTLNSCIDPFIYYFISKDFRDNLKNALLCRSVRTTKRMQVSLSSKRYPRKSPSYSSSSNTTKSTY; this is translated from the coding sequence tgaCAAGCCAAACTGGCTTTTCAAAAGGAAGAAGCTTTATTGGTCATAAAACCAATTCAACAAATAATGAAGCGTACACCATAGATGACTTTGCTGTCAAAGTCCTTACAGGAAAACTGACCACAGTTTTCTTCCCTGTGATCTACGTTACAGTTTTCATCATTGGCTTGCCAAGCAATGCCATGGCTCTGTGGGTTTTCTTCTTCAGAACAAAGAAGAAGCACCCTGCAGTGATCTATATGGGTAACCTGGCTCTGGCAGATCTCCTCTTTGTAATCTGGTTCCCCCTGAAAATTGCATACCATATTAATGGCAACAACTGGATCTATGGGGAAACCTTATGCAAAATACTTGTTGGGTTCTTTTATGGAAACATGTACTGCTCCATTCTTTTTATGACATGCCTCAGCGTGCAAAGGTATTGGGTAATTGCAAACCCCATCCTGCACTCAAGAAAGAAGTCAGAAATTGCTGTGAAAGTTTCGATTGCAGTATGGATACTGATATTGCTTGGCACAATACCACTATATCTTGTTGACCAAACTGTTTATATTTCTCACCTTAACATCACCACTTGTCATGATGTCTTACCTCAGTCTGTGTTGGCCAGTGACATGTTTAACTACTTCCTTTCCCTGGCCATTGGGGTCTTCTTATTCCCAGCTGTTCTCACAACTGTGGCTTACATTCTCATGATAAAGACTCTTAGTGCTTCCATGACAGACATAACTattgggaagaaaaggagaagagccATCAAGCTCATCATTACAGTGCTTTCTATGTACTTGATCTGTTTCCTGCCTAGCAATATTCTGCTTGTGGTCCATTATGCCCAGATCAAAAGCAGTAGCCTCGGTAACATATATGCATTATATATCACAGCACTTTGCCTTTCTACTCTAAACAGCTGCATTGATCCATTTATCTACTACTTCATTTCAAAAGACTTTAGAGATAATTTGAAAAATGCCCTCCTCTGTCGAAGTGTGCGCACTACCAAGAGGATGCAAGTCTCCCTCTCTTCAAAGAGATACCCAAGAAAATCCCCCTCTTATTCCTCCAGTTCAAACACAACTAAGTCAACGTATTAA